Proteins from one Xenorhabdus griffiniae genomic window:
- the mltA gene encoding murein transglycosylase A, with translation MRIWGKYLLFGFVISLLSGCHFRPTDQAQQYKDGRITRSLQLVNIPNAEGFPVNAKDFATQVEYISKASPRLYDNNRELFNAIEHWMLSGGDTRDLNEFGLLAYQMEGEDKYGNVKFTGYYTPVLQARHTQQGEFKYPLYRMPTHLRSRLPSRAEIYRGALSKKFIIGYSNSLMDNFMMEVQGSGYVDFGDGRPLTFFGYGGKNGHPYRSIGKVLIDRGEVPSEKMSMKAIRQWGEQHSEAEVREVLEQNPSFVFFKPESYTLVRGASAVPLIAKASVASDKSLIPPGTVLLAEVPVLDEKGKFTGQYRMRLMVALDVGGAIKGNHFDIYHGVGEKAGEMAGFYNHYGRVWVLKKASSGFLAANQ, from the coding sequence ATGAGAATTTGGGGCAAATATCTTTTATTTGGATTTGTCATTTCGTTATTATCGGGATGCCATTTTCGACCTACTGATCAGGCGCAGCAGTATAAGGATGGGCGAATTACCCGAAGCCTCCAGTTGGTTAATATCCCTAATGCCGAAGGTTTTCCGGTTAATGCCAAGGATTTTGCTACTCAAGTTGAATATATCAGCAAAGCTTCTCCTCGCCTTTATGACAATAACCGTGAATTATTTAATGCAATTGAACACTGGATGCTGTCTGGTGGTGATACCCGTGATTTAAATGAATTCGGTTTACTGGCTTATCAGATGGAAGGTGAAGATAAATACGGCAACGTGAAGTTTACCGGCTATTACACACCTGTTTTGCAAGCACGACATACTCAGCAAGGTGAGTTTAAATATCCACTGTATCGGATGCCAACTCATTTACGTTCCCGCTTACCAAGTCGCGCTGAGATATACAGAGGCGCACTGAGCAAGAAATTTATTATCGGGTACAGTAACTCCCTGATGGATAATTTCATGATGGAAGTCCAGGGGAGTGGTTATGTCGATTTTGGCGATGGGCGTCCGTTGACCTTTTTTGGCTATGGAGGAAAGAATGGACATCCCTATCGCAGTATTGGCAAGGTGCTGATCGACCGTGGAGAAGTACCGAGCGAAAAAATGTCGATGAAAGCTATCCGGCAATGGGGAGAACAGCATAGTGAAGCCGAAGTGAGAGAAGTGCTGGAGCAGAATCCTTCATTCGTTTTCTTTAAGCCTGAATCTTATACGCTTGTGAGGGGGGCCAGTGCCGTGCCTCTTATTGCAAAAGCGTCGGTAGCATCTGATAAATCATTAATCCCTCCCGGAACAGTTTTGCTGGCGGAAGTGCCTGTGCTGGATGAAAAGGGCAAATTTACCGGCCAGTATCGGATGCGCCTGATGGTAGCGTTGGATGTTGGTGGTGCCATCAAAGGAAATCATTTCGATATTTATCACGGTGTTGGAGAAAAAGCGGGTGAAATGGCGGGTTTTTATAATCACTATGGCCGTGTTTGGGTATTGAAGAAAGCATCATCTGGTTTTTTGGCGGCAAACCAGTAA
- the csdE gene encoding cysteine desulfurase sulfur acceptor subunit CsdE, which translates to MTQLSDTILAPHPFGTEITQQQLIENFQQCKLWEDRYRQLIGLAKKLPPLADELKQQNIERSGCENRVWLGYQPLADGRLHFYGDSEGRIVKGLLAILLTAVEGKTPEQVVQIPLAELFQQLGLEQQLSGSRLNGVKSLINTVQEIASTYIH; encoded by the coding sequence ATGACACAACTCTCAGATACTATCTTGGCTCCGCATCCATTCGGAACAGAAATTACACAGCAGCAACTTATTGAAAACTTTCAGCAATGCAAATTGTGGGAAGATCGTTATCGGCAGCTCATCGGCCTGGCTAAAAAACTGCCTCCTTTAGCGGATGAACTAAAACAGCAAAATATCGAAAGATCCGGCTGTGAAAATCGCGTCTGGTTGGGGTATCAACCACTTGCAGACGGCCGATTGCATTTTTATGGCGATAGCGAAGGCCGTATCGTCAAAGGGTTATTGGCAATCCTGCTGACTGCCGTAGAAGGCAAAACCCCAGAGCAGGTTGTACAAATACCTTTGGCCGAGCTATTCCAACAACTCGGCCTGGAACAACAACTCAGTGGCTCAAGGCTCAATGGCGTGAAATCCCTGATAAATACCGTTCAGGAAATAGCAAGCACTTACATTCATTAG
- a CDS encoding VapA/VapB family virulence-associated protein, with the protein MNEIEHNEIKLKIIEDFKRDAKGKLEPDIIGEAVKKIASPKSEKYYATGDAQSFIFFIMFSLETDIDKKSFSGKAGGLTSAGFAWMEGYIYTDDLGKLYSDTVSFEFNSTFAYLSLLFFDSHSHLLGHFQSAAISTISGIGGGSGSWS; encoded by the coding sequence ATGAACGAAATAGAACACAATGAAATAAAACTTAAAATCATTGAAGATTTTAAACGAGATGCAAAGGGTAAATTGGAACCTGATATTATCGGTGAGGCCGTAAAAAAAATAGCTTCTCCAAAGAGCGAGAAATATTACGCTACAGGTGATGCACAAAGCTTCATCTTTTTCATCATGTTTAGCCTGGAAACAGATATTGATAAAAAGTCTTTTAGCGGGAAGGCTGGTGGGCTGACTTCTGCTGGTTTTGCTTGGATGGAAGGCTATATTTATACAGACGATTTGGGTAAACTTTATTCTGATACGGTAAGTTTCGAGTTTAATTCAACATTTGCATACCTTAGTTTACTTTTCTTTGACTCACACAGTCATCTGCTTGGTCACTTCCAAAGCGCCGCTATTTCCACTATATCAGGCATTGGTGGTGGATCAGGTTCATGGAGTTAA
- the csdA gene encoding cysteine desulfurase CsdA: MKAFDSEKFRQQFPALQQSTTFLDSAATALKPACMIEATEHYYQNHSATVHRSQHATAQAMTARYEQARSLVAELINAPLPENIIWTKGTTESINLVAQSYFRPRLNVGDEIIVSEQEHHANLLPWLILAEQTGAKIVKWPIGNRRQPEIDTLAALLNEKSRLVAISQMSNVTGAAVDLAQVTALAHQYDCRVLVDGAQGIVHAPVNVQQLNIDFYAFSAHKLYGPNGLGVLYGKNEWLNAMSPWHGGGKMLTQVSFDGFTPEAVPYRFEAGTPNVAGVVGFATTLEWLKTLDIQLAESHAIALTDYTEQQLSMLAGFNSYRVAGSSLLAFNIAGIHHNDLATLIAEQNISLRSGQHCAQPLLDALGISGCLRASFMPYNNQQDADRLISAVKSALALLLDD; encoded by the coding sequence ATGAAAGCCTTTGACTCAGAAAAATTCCGCCAGCAGTTTCCTGCCCTGCAACAATCCACCACATTTCTGGACAGTGCCGCCACAGCATTAAAACCGGCATGTATGATTGAGGCGACCGAACACTATTACCAAAACCACAGTGCAACAGTACACCGCAGTCAACATGCCACTGCGCAGGCTATGACTGCTCGTTATGAGCAGGCTCGTTCACTGGTGGCGGAATTGATCAATGCGCCATTGCCTGAAAATATTATCTGGACAAAAGGAACTACTGAGTCCATCAATCTGGTTGCCCAAAGTTACTTTCGCCCTCGTCTGAATGTCGGTGATGAAATCATTGTCAGCGAGCAGGAACACCATGCTAACCTGTTACCGTGGCTGATTCTGGCAGAACAAACCGGCGCTAAAATCGTTAAATGGCCGATTGGCAATCGACGCCAACCAGAAATTGATACCCTGGCAGCACTCTTGAATGAAAAAAGCCGCTTAGTTGCCATCAGCCAGATGTCTAACGTTACCGGCGCCGCAGTAGATTTGGCACAAGTTACCGCACTCGCCCATCAATATGATTGCCGTGTTTTGGTCGATGGTGCTCAGGGTATCGTTCACGCACCGGTCAATGTACAACAACTGAATATCGACTTTTATGCCTTCTCTGCACATAAACTGTATGGCCCAAATGGATTGGGGGTGTTGTATGGCAAAAATGAATGGTTGAATGCGATGTCACCGTGGCATGGCGGCGGAAAAATGCTGACTCAAGTTTCGTTCGATGGTTTCACACCGGAAGCCGTGCCTTATCGTTTTGAAGCGGGGACACCCAATGTTGCCGGTGTGGTCGGGTTTGCAACGACGCTGGAATGGTTGAAAACGCTTGATATCCAGCTCGCAGAATCCCATGCGATTGCCCTGACGGATTACACCGAACAGCAACTCAGTATGCTGGCGGGATTTAACAGTTACCGTGTAGCGGGTTCCAGCTTACTGGCGTTCAATATCGCCGGAATACACCACAATGATTTAGCAACGCTGATTGCCGAACAAAATATCTCTCTGCGTTCAGGCCAACACTGTGCTCAGCCATTGCTGGATGCCCTTGGGATCAGCGGCTGTCTGCGTGCTTCGTTCATGCCTTATAATAACCAGCAAGATGCGGATAGATTGATAAGTGCCGTAAAGTCTGCGCTAGCGTTGCTGCTGGATGATTGA